One part of the Odontesthes bonariensis isolate fOdoBon6 chromosome 13, fOdoBon6.hap1, whole genome shotgun sequence genome encodes these proteins:
- the gdpd2 gene encoding glycerophosphoinositol inositolphosphodiesterase GDPD2 has translation MPHDTSCLRVFSRGSYSCHWRKSSDNNRKCSCCWFSVVTVVSLFSLCWMYICLVTFNDREDVNSEAFAALKRWVNWFMVLIIISAVLTAYCVLLLLFALVQVALGEKLDLHWLHKIFLCFGVIFIALGVAGISIKWKREWPIVPLSLQATAPFLQFGAVGALTLLSSFVFQSYHMAKGGSKFLIALVFLTVSAAIFLCPLIIQSPCLISMESLPEKPKLFGHRGAPMLAPENTMMSFERSIACGVTAFETDVQLSKDRVPFLMHDSKSEFLLRTTNVKKRFPNKTFQRSINLTFEELRSLNAGEWFLKTDPFQTLSRLSEEEKETARNQTIPSLRQLLNLSRQHNISVIFDLYSPDQKVDTVDTVKTILESGIDPSLVLWLPKDERDYVQETAPGFIQVYDNDTEMLEKGGSYLNVKYSQLSVERIRELRKENVTVNLWVVNERWLFSLLWCAGAGSVTTNSCDLLNEMKEPDWRMAPSKYRMIWILVDAASVLLMVGLYIFQWKTCCSCCREERQRDGSSVQDEKEMFPFLTAV, from the exons ATGCCTCACGACACCAGCTGTTTGAGAGTTTTCAGCAGAGGTTCGTACAGCTGCCACTGGAGGAAGTCAAGTGACAATAATAGGAAA TGTTCGTGCTGCTGGTTCTCAGTCGTCACTGTGGTCTCTCTGTTCTCACTGTGCTGGATGTACATTTGTCTGGTTACGTTCAATGACAGAGAGGATGTTAATTC GGAGGCATTCGCAGCGCTGAAACGGTGGGTGAACTGGTTCATGGTGCTGATCATCATTTCTGCCGTGTTAACCGCCTACTGCGTTCTGCTGCTG CTCTTTGCACTGGTCCAAGTAGCCTTAGGAGAAAAACTGGACTTACACTGGCTGCATAAG ATTTTCCTCTGTTTTGGTGTGATATTCATCGCTCTTGGAGTCGCGGGAATAAGTATCAAGTGGAAAAGAGAATGGCCGATTGTTCCTCTTTCACTCCAG GCCACGGCTCCTTTCTTGCAGTTTGGTGCTGTTGGAGCCTTAACTCTGCTAAGCTCGTTTGTCTTCCAGAGCTACCACATGGCCAAAGGCG GATCTAAGTTCCTGATTGCATTGGTATTTCTAACCGTGTCAGCTGCCATCTTCCTGTGTCCCCTGATCATCCAGTCGCCTTGTTTGATAAGCATGGAGAGTTTACCTGAGAAGCCGAAACTCTTTGGCCACAGAGGCGCACCGATG CTTGCCCCAGAGAACACCATGATGTCGTTTGAGAGGAGCATTGCATGCGGAGTGACGGCCTTCGAGACAGACGTGCAGCTCAG TAAAGACAGAGTTCCCTTCTTGATGCACGACAGTAAGTCTGAGTTCCTGCTGAGAACAACGAACGTTAAAAAGAGGTTCCCTAATAAAACATTCCAACGCAGCATTAACCTGACCTTTGAGGAGTTGCGGAGTCTGAATGCGGGGGAATGGTTCCTTAAG ACGGATCCTTTCCAAACATTGTCCCGGTTGTCTgaagaggagaaggaaacagcAAGAAATCAGACAATACCTTCTCTGCGTCAGCTTCTGAACCTCTCCAGACAGCACAATATCTCAGTGATATTTGACCTTTATAGTCCTGACCAGAAGGTAGACACTGTGGACACAGTCAAGACTATTTTAGAGTCTGGCATTGACCCAAGCCTG GTTCTCTGGCTTCCTAAAGATGAGAGAGACTACGTGCAGGAGACTGCTCCAGGTTTCATCCAGGTTTACGACAATGACACTGAGATGCTGGAAAAAGGGGGAAGCTACCTCAATGTCAAATACAGCCAGCTGAGTGTGGAGAGAATCAG AGAACTCCGAAAGGAGAACGTTACAGTGAACCTGTGGGTGGTTAACGAGCGCTGGCTGTTCTCTCTGCTGTGGTGTGCAGGAGCCGGCTCCGTTACCACCAACTCCTGCGACCTCCTAAATGAAATGAAGGAGCCTGACTGGCGCATG GCACCTTCCAAGTACAGAATGATATGGATTTTGGTGGATGCGGCATCAGTTTTGTTAATGGTTGGGCTGTACATCTTTCAGTG GAAAAcatgctgctcctgctgcagagaag AGAGGCAAAGAGACGGCAGTTCAGTCCAGGatgagaaagaaatgtttccTTTCTTAACCGCCGTGTAG